A window of Solanum stenotomum isolate F172 chromosome 3, ASM1918654v1, whole genome shotgun sequence contains these coding sequences:
- the LOC125858357 gene encoding uncharacterized protein LOC125858357 encodes MSSVQNTVDTVNAAASAIVNAESRVQPSTVQKRRWGSCWSLYWCFGSHKHSKRIGHAVLVPEPAAPGPAVPVTENPNHSATIVIPFIAPPSSPASFLPSDPPSATQSPAGLLSLKSLSINAYSPGGTASIFAIGPYAHETQLVSPPVFSTFTTEPSTANFTPPPELVHMTTPPSPEVPFAQLLTSSLARNRRYSGSNYKFPLSQYEFVPYQDPGSPGSNLVSPGSVVSNSGTSSPFPGKCPIIEFRKGEPPKFLGYEHFSTRKWGSRVGSGSLTPSGWGSRLGSGTLTPNGGISRLGSGTVTPNGGEPPSRDSYLLEYQISEVASLANSDNGSEIGEGVIDHRVSFELTGEDVPSCREKEPVMSHSQQTLPMDVSNLLANEMKSGSSSMAEEKTYGSPRKASESGEDQCHRKHRNITFGSSKDFDFDNVKIEVLEKDSIDCEWWTSDKAAGKESGIQNNWTFFPVLQPGVS; translated from the exons ATGAGTAGCGTACAGAATACTGTAGATACTGTAAATGCTGCCGCTTCGGCTATAGTTAATGCAGAGAGTAGAGTTCAACCATCTACAGTTCAG AAGAGAAGATGGGGAAGCTGCTGGAGTCTATACTGGTGTTTTGGTTCTCACAAGCACAGCAAAAGAATTGGTCATGCCGTCCTTGTTCCTGAACCTGCAGCACCTGGACCTGCTGTTCCAGTTACTGAAAATCCAAACCACTCAGCCACTATTGTAATTCCCTTTATAGCTCCTCCATCTTCTCCTGCATCCTTTCTTCCATCTGATCCTCCTTCTGCTACCCAGTCACCCGCTGGATTACTCTCTCTCAAATCCCTCTCTATCAATGCATATTCTCCCGGTGGGACTGCGTCTATTTTTGCAATTGGTCCCTATGCTCATGAAACACAGTTAGTTTCCCCACCTGTTTTCTCTACCTTCACTACTGAACCATCTACTGCTAATTTTACTCCCCCACCTGAGCTGGTGCATATGACAACTCCACCTTCACCAGAAGTGCCTTTTGCGCAGCTTTTGACATCATCACTGGCCCGCAACAGAAGATATAGTGGGTCCAATTATAAGTTCCCGTTGTCCCAGTATGAGTTTGTGCCTTATCAAGATCCAGGAAGTCCGGGTAGTAATCTAGTATCTCCTGGTTCAGTAGTATCAAATTCAGGCACCTCCTCACCTTTCCCTGGAAAATGCCCTATAATTGAGTTTCGTAAGGGGGAGCCTCCGAAATTTCTTGGTTATGAACATTTCTCCACTCGCAAATGGGGTTCAAGGGTTGGCTCAGGATCATTGACACCAAGTGGCTGGGGCTCTAGGCTAGGTTCTGGAACTCTGACCCCAAATGGTGGGATTTCAAGGCTAGGTTCTGGTACTGTGACTCCAAATGGTGGGGAACCTCCTTCCCGAGATAGTTACCTTTTGGAGTACCAAATCTCCGAGGTAGCATCTCTTGCTAATTCTGATAATGGTTCTGAAATTGGGGAAGGTGTAATTGATCACAGAGTTTCATTTGAATTAACTGGAGAAGATGTCCCGAGTTGTAGAGAAAAGGAGCCCGTCATGTCACATTCCCAACAGACTCTTCCAATGGATGTCTCCAATTTGTTAGCCAATGAAATGAAAAGCGGTAGTAGCTCTATGGCCGAAGAAAAAACATATGGATCGCCTAGGAAAGCTTCAGAAAGTGGGGAAGATCAATGCCATAGAAAACACCGGAATATTACCTTCGGCTCAAGcaaagattttgattttgacaATGTGAAAATAGAAGTCTTGGAGAAGGACAGTATTGACTGTGAGTGGTGGACAAGTGACAAGGCTGCTGGGAAGGAATCAGGTATTCAAAACAACTGGACTTTCTTTCCTGTGTTGCAACCAGGCGTCAGCTAA